The segment CCAAAACTGCATTTTAAAcgtgcaaaaaattatgaaaaatagagATCTTCGACCTTTTAGTAAATTTCCACATGAAATTCACAGAAATTCAGCATAAAAGAcctcaattttattgatttatctTTCGATGATAAGATAAAATGCTGTCATGTCGTATATCTTTGCAAGTCCAACAACGAACAAAAGCCATTTGGATAAtgactgttgttgttgtttcgatGCCAATTTCctcaaattgtttgttttgccAGCAAAGCCATGTGCAAAAGTGCAGAATGACACCAACAGGGGAGTTGCATCGATGTTTGGTTTTGTGATTAGTGGAAAAGTGtgagaaattcaataaatgacATTGTTGATGATTGAAACTGCAGGAGAGGCCATCAAACAGCTCATAACTGGAAAATAAAGTCAAGTTCAATGtttattttgctgaaaaaagtgACACGTGTTACCTGTTTTACCGAAATTTTCCCTAAATTGGGGCAATTGGCACCCGTTGATCGATTTTGCCACAAAAATTGAACCAATTACGCGTTAATTCTCgtaaaaattgtactttttctAGAGAACCAcactttattatttcaaaaacagACAAGATTCCGGCCTACTCGACACCGACTAACaagataaattactttttattaataagcAGCAAGTATCGCGCCACGCTGCAAatggaaaatgtttgtttgtttatggcTCTAATGATTGTGCGCATGCCAGATACTCTTTTCCGGTGGAAATCAGCAAAAATTTCCACAGATAATAGTGAAAATTCGCTTTGAACGGACGTGAACttccaattttcttcaattttatttcaaaattcaatggcaaataatcaaaaaatgcagAAACAATCGCCGGTTGTGCTTCAAACTTGCAAAAATCGCATTCAGCGCGAGTGGATTAGAGTGACAAACTTGAAATTctggcaaaaattttgttgtcgaAGACCGAGACGATGGGAAGATGATGTAAAACCAGaggtttgtatgaaaattaagtGAGAAATGACATTCAAAtcaattatttgatattttttcaacgaaaagtTGAatcacatttaattaaaaaaaaaatcttggccTACGTGCGTTGTGTCAGACATCGCAAAATTACATTTAGATGAGTGTTGTACATCAGACGAGCcccttttttcttcattttattttatttttgaaattcattcgTCGTTCGCGGTCATTTTAGCGTGTCTTACGTCGTACGTTACAACGACTTTTCTCGTACCGctataaatcattttattaagaataatCAACAGTTTGTTAGAGCCATATATCAATGAATGATGAatgaaatacattttattaaataatttatagctcgattcaatttttacacaaacatAACGCGCGCGCGTTCaaacaaaatgaatttcaattgaattgaagCATTGACAGGTCTGTCTTTTTCGAGAACATATCGATAAGAATATAATTAAAAGCATGTGGTTCGCACACGGAAAGTGAAGTAATTGGCGAGAATTGACTCGAACGTGAATTGACAATGGACGTGACATGTCAAGGGCGAGGTGCGCTCCGACTCCGGAATCTTCGTCGCACTTGACAACAGCAAATGTCTTGTGGCATTGAAATCCAAAGGCCGTGCTCTTGAAAAGAAATGGCGCTGAAATGACAAATCGTGCGTCGACCGACACACGATAAGATTCGCgtctatttttagattttcgctGTGCgacgaaatattaaattatttcattattattatcaagcGTTTGAATGGTGCGATGCTAGACGACAAATTGTGTGAAACAGGTGATTTACAGGCATTTTGAACgtaaaaaaactatttcatACGCAATCTTAGgcggttaaaattaattattttaatttttgtcattttcccaTCTGATTTTattctgagatttttttttgaaaattttgatcgaccatgaaaaattgctatttgtctgaaaatgacaaataggggcaaaataaaaaaaagttgaaaatttaaccaaaagtgaccgttcataaaatttttgaaaaattttcaatttattctaatttttgttttagaaatcatattttatcataaattttcttctctaaaaatatttttcataaaattaataaattttttttttcaaaatttttagacagttattttttatgaaatttttttctttaatttttaatacaaaatattcttaaatctattttaaataagcaaattttaaagtgaatagtaaaaaaacatcaaaaatattatttaacatttcgtataaaaaaagtatttcaaaactttttttttattttaaaattttatttttaattattttattttaaaaaattttggactttatttttgattttcatttggagcggccttaagtgaaaaaaattagccacgagaccaaatatttttttttacaaatttaaacattttaaatttgacttaaaaatatgtaaaaaaaatgaaaaaaatattttttttgtaaaaaattcaacaaatttttttttgcaaaaaaattgcgaaaaattgcattaaaatacaaaaaatgcgacaaaaaaaaaataacgaaattaaaaaaaaatcaccccaCATCTGTTGggataaaaactttcaaaaaatataaatcgccttttaaaaatacagacatttttttgacgatttttaatgtttatgagtagcaataaaaatttaaaaatagcgTCTTGATAACGCAATTATAGATAAATTTATGTGTCTAAAGGATTATCGCCACAGAAactaacaaaaacatttttttttcattgcagaTCAAAGAATATCTTCGTTCCCTCATCTTAACCGACGAGAATATCATTGAAATTGGcgaagtttttgaaaatgaagtcCGGATCGCTCTCAAGGGCGGTTCATCGTCATTACAAATGGAAAATACTTACATCCCCGAATTGCCAAATGGTACAGAAGCCGGTAGTTTCCTCGCTCTCGACTTGGGTGGCACCAATTTCCGCGTCATTTTACTCGAAGTTGCCGGCGGAAAGATTGTCGAAgaaattgtgcaaaaataCGAGATCTCTGAAGAGCTCCGTTTGGGTATCGGCGGCTGTTTGTTTGATTTCCTCGCATCATGCGTCGAAGATTTTGTTACGAAGCGCGGTATGGAAAAGCAACCGTTGCCCATGGGATTCACATTTTCTTTTCCCATGATTCAACATAGTCTGAATTCGGGTTGCCTCAAGTGCTGGACAAAGAGCTTCAATATTCAGTCGGTGGTTGGCAAGGATGTCGTCGCTATTTTGCAAGATGCACTTGACGCAAGGGGTTTTGGACATATTAAGGTGCTCTGCATTCTGAATGACACAACGGGAACACTCGTGCAAGGTGCTAGTATGGATAAAAGAGCAAAGCTTGGAATTATTTTGGGAACTGGATCGAATTGTGCGTATTTGGAAAGGGCAGATCGCGTTTCGCATTGGGAAGGAGAACGACATGGCGAGAAAAATGTCATCATTGACATCGAATGGGGAGCATTTGGGGATAATGGAACGTTGGATTTTATCCGCACGAGATTCGATCGAGAAGTGGACAATGCCTCGCTGCATCAGAGTTTCacgtaagtttaaaaaaaaaagttgcaaaaatgtattttgaactttttgttcatttaaaaaatcgaaaattaaaaaaaaactgagacaaaaaatttaaaataaattttaaattaccaaaaaaaaaaaaaaaataattaaaaattcaaataaacttACAGATTCGAAAAATACATCAGTGGCAAGTACATGGGTGAAGTGTGTCGCGTTGTGTTACGTGACTTGATCGCCGACGGACTTCTTTTGCAACGTGCCCCAAAGAATCTCTTTCCAACCAGCTGGAACTTTGACACGGCAAATGTCTCAGCGATCGAAAAGTAAGTCACTTTCCTTATCACCATTTCCTCTGACGCCCCGTCTGACAGTCTAACTGATAACCTCTCGCATCACGCGATATTCAttgttcttcttttttttcatcccgCAACAGAGACACTGTACAAAGAAGAGCCGATCCCAAtcacaacaacagcaacacaATCGACGTCTTGAGCAAATTCAACTACGTTTATTATCGCGACTATGACAACGACGACATCACCATCATACAATATGTGTGCGATTTGGTGTCGCATCGCGCAGCGAAACTCGTATCCATTTGCACAGCTAAACTGTTGAATCGCATGTCCGAAGACGATATTACGATCGCTCTCGATGGCTCCTTGTACAAACATCATCCACGCTTTAAGAAACTCATGGAACAATACATCGCCGATCTGACAGAGaagaaggtaaaaattaaatttaaaaaaaatcattttcattttaattcatttaactccaattttagttcaatttacTGCTCGCTGAAGATGGAAGTGGCAAAGGAGCTGGTCTCGTCGCTGCCATCGCTCAACGAATTCACAACAAATATTGAACAAATtcctaaagcaaaaaaaaaatgattttagattaaaaatttccatatctcttaaatgtaaaaaaatgtataatttataaaattccttGCGGTCAATGCTAAAGTGTCGTCTGGATCTggattgtaaattttattattgttatcaattaaataaattaagtgacAAAAGAGGCCAGACGCATAGTCGTGATACAAAGTAAAAAGTGTCTTATTAGAGGATATTGATAAGCTATATTCTGTAGGTTTTAGAGGCATTTATATTAGAGGCATAAGTGTAAGGTTGTAaagattgttatttttatacgaCACtaagaatttgttaaaaaatttatagattttaagattgttgtaaatatttaagacaaaaaaaaaactatttacgtaaaagatatttttattgaaatataaataaattgaatgagtagaaaaacttatgaaaaattgttttaattttttttctataataatttttctaaaatgattttattttaaaataaaactcagctttttttgcttttaaggccgctccaaattttttttgaactttttgtaccaaaattttttttttcaaaatcggtggggcaaaaatgtaaaaaaaaaattttttttgaaatactttttcatacaaaattttaacaaatttaggcccttaatgaatattttagttgtttttatggtatctacattgataattgatactcaaaaattgatcttagagtatttcaagttaaaaatttgacaaaaaaaattcgtaaaaaaactgtcaaaaaattttgaaaaataaaaaaaaaataagaaatttcatgttaaaatacgattgttttcttaaaaatttaaaatattttaaaaaattttgtaaaattccttgaaaaaatatgaaaaaagaccaaaaaactgtcaattttgatgaaatttttgacttttttttttattttttttgccccattggattttcgacttttgaaatggggtatgggacaaaaagttcaaaaaaaatttggagcggccttaaaataaaataaaataatttttttttatttttatatttttaaaaaaaattttaataaccaagttttttaaatattaaattcaaaaaaaaaaagaaaataatttttttttctgattttttttacttaaaatatttcctcGAATATTTCAACCTTAAATAACcttaaaatagataaaattttaaaatgtttttaaaactaactaaaataatgttttttgataaaaaaattcattttaaatttgaatttttttatatttatctgtttttaattattattttgggttaatttaaaaaaaacgaattcttttttcatctgtttcaaaataatgaaaggtCTAGaataattctaataaaaaactttaaaagcttcgaaaattaccaaattttaAGTATGTTTAAACAGTTTGTTTGTATTTACTcaactgaaataatttttttattcaaaaaattcgacaCGTAAGAATTTCAGTCTTAAATCGCACTTTATTACGgaactatcaaaaaatgatcaaatcactatccaaaatatttctttcacTCATTATCggtacatttttcatcaacgcAGTGTTGGGaaagaaaaatccaaaagaAATTCCCACCTTCGAATGTCAGTTATCAGCCAACGATACTCGATGCGATCTTTCTGACATCATTCTCACCGAGCAGGAACCATTTTTCAAAGTTGACGTAAAAGATCCTTCAAAAATCACCGAAGTTGTTGTCGCCCAGTCACACATACCATTTCTGAGTATATCATTTTGTGAGAATTTTCCTAACATTAAGCGTCTCTACTTGAATGGCGCGAGAATAAAAGCGGTTTTTGGTGATGCTTTTGAAAAGTGTGACAAATTGCGGCTTATTGACTTAAGTCACAATAACATAATGGCGCTTAACTCTGGAGTATTTGCAAATAATCTGAAATTGAGAGTGTTATCATTGGCGAACAACGATTTGGTGGAATTTCAACCGACGATTTTGAAGAATAACAAAAGACTCAAAACTCTGGATTTGTCAACGAATAATTTGAGCGACTTTTTCCTAGAAACTcttcgtttttatttgttggatggaaaattgaaggagatttttttgaacaacaatGAAATTCCATGTAAAAGACTgaagaatattattttgtatgcAAAGGTTTGTGATTTATATTAAGCTGcttcaaatgaaattcaatcattttgtctcaaaaatattcaaaagaaaattttaaaaaaaattgaagggtgatgaaaaaatgatttcaattaaaaagtttcaagttttggtaaaaaattactaaaatgagaattttaaaattctttttgttacttttattcatttatttcaaagtttCGAACAAAATCTTAGttcaaattgttaaaaaaaagatttaaaaaaattaaaattttcaatcctacaaaaattattttttaaaaattttttttcgaatttttcggaaaatttagtttttttttcaaaaatctataaattttaattttatatcgaaaatttgaactttttgatcaaaattttgatattttttgtgaagtttaattttattttagtcaatttttggattttaaaatggaaaatcggaCAAAATTATTGAGTTCCAGGgttacaatataaaaaaaaactgaaaaaaaaattattttctttcagatGATCGAAATAGATATGCCAACGAATTTTGTTGGTGATAAGAAACGAGACTTCGAGGAAGtgcaagttgaaaatttttggtgtAAACCAGAAAAGACGAAAAAGACAAAGAAAGTATCGAAAAGGGATGTTGTGGAACTTTAAAAGAcacattttcgaataaaaattgagtaaaatattattttttagtggtTCGTTCATTACATTGGCAACAAATCTGCTGCATTTAAATCCTCATCAGAATCTTCTTCCAAGGCAACTCGCATCCCAGTTTTTGGTCTCTCCGCTGGCGGTCCAATGGGATCTGCATAGTTGACCTGAATTTCACCTGCCGAATCCATTTCAATGCTGCGACTGCTGCTGTGCGTCGTAAAAGTAGCTTCTTTCATGACATTACTCTTCCCATTTGCCGACAAGCGGGAACTTGTTGTCGTTCCGGGCCGACTACTTCCGATGCGTTGTCGTATCTCTTTCGCCTTCTCGACCCGCTGAAATTCCGCCTGGTAATGCTCATACATGTCATCCATGCCCTGCGTTTGCGTCAAATGCATCAAAGCTCGAATGCAATCCAAATTATCCGGAAACTGCTCGTGAATCGCTTGGAACAATTGCATACTTTTTTGGGGGTTTCCGATGCGTCGATAGCAACCGGCAACGCGCAACATGAAATACGGGTCGTCCAGGTTGTTGAGAGCGGCTTTTTCGTAGAAAGCAATTGCCTTTTCGGCAACTTGCAGTTCAATGTAGTGCGATCCGATCCAATTTATGACGGAATTGTTGATGGGATTCACGCGATATGCTTCCAAGTGGTAATGAAAGGCTTGTTGACGATCCCCTTCGTTCTCGTAAACTTCACCAATTTTCTGAAACACTCCGGAATCGAGTTGAACCAACCCAAGCAGCTGTAAATACCATTCCAGAGCAGCTTGGGAGTCATTTGTGTGCTCGAAAATGTTCccaatttgataaattacttCGGGATGTTGCTTGTGACCCAAGTTGGCCTGCAATTTTCTAAAGTAATTCATTGCGTTGTCGTAATCTCCGAGCTTTTTGTAGATCAGACCAAGATTGAACAATGCCTCAAAGGATATCGGATCGATTTCCAGAGCATTCTCGAACATAACTTTGGCGGCATCGTAGTCTTCTTTGAACATTTCGCAAACGCCGCTATTGACAAACACCGCCGGGTTGTACGAGTCCATTTTACGAGCGTTTTCAGCGTATTTAGATGCTGTGGCGACATCTTTCTTCAGTAAATAGATGAAAGTGAGGTTAATAGCGGCATTTACAGCTACAGGACCTTCTTTGCGttcgaaatatttcaaagtttcAACTGCTTGCGGAATGTCATCCTGCTTCAAGAACATGACAGCCTTGTTTAAATCCAATTCAGCAGCTAATGGAGCGTACATTGAACTTTTAATTGTTTCTACGCACCAACTGTAGCctgaaaaagaacaaaaaatatttaagttaggTACTTTTTCaggctatttttttttcaaattttgtctcttatcattttgaaaagaaaattttgaaatttttttattaaaatttaatgttttgagaattttttctaaaaattttgtatttttttcaatcatttaaataggatttaaaaattttcccgaatgtttctaaaaaatgtattcccgaaaatttggaaaagcagcgaaattttgtgaaaaaaaaattttgaaaaaattctaaacctctttaatcaaatttaccatcattaaaattctcttCAATTACGCCAGAGATGAGATTCGATGCCATTAAGATACTTTTTTCTGCCAGAGATTTTTGACGTTGCTCATAAATTGCGAGCTCATCGGTACGAATGATGTCATAAATGTACTCGTCGTTAATGTTGGCctacaaaaaatacttttatcataaaattcagAGGAAAAATGACATTTCTTACGTTCGGTCCAACGATACGATCCTCATCATTGTACTCAATGGGAACTTCCAGCAACAATTGAAAGGCACGTCGAATCTTTTCGACATTTCCCAATGCGTAATAACACAAAATCAAGTGCAAACCAGATCGCAAATCGCCCTTTTCCGACATTATGAACTCAAAAGAGGTCGCAGCGTCGGAATATTGTCCCATACGAACAAACAAAACGCCGATATTGTGAGTCTGGAATGTTTAAAAGTGTTAATTATGCtagaaatagcaaaaaaaaaacttacaattttCAATCTTAACTCCTTTTGGTTACTCGGAACCTGATCCAGAGCCATGCGATACATTTTGATAGCCTTCGAATACAGTCCAAGTTTGTAATAAATGTTGCCCATGTTGATTTTTAGTCGATTTACTGTCGAGAACATCTTATTTTTGGTCATCAAAGTGTACGTGTTTAATGCTTCGACGTACATATCGCTACAGGCATATAAATTTGCCAAATTAAAAAGGACCTGCAAAGAAATTGTATGAGTTTTTAgcgattaaattgattaaaaacgaGACCCACCGAGTAagtcaaatcaaaattatgtGAATGAGAGCCTCCATTTTGGTCCCGTAGACGCAGGAGTTGTCTATCGAGTGAAGAAGCTTCCTTTGCTTTATTCAATCCGAGTGTAAAATCGGGTTTGGGACCAGAACTTGCCAAAATTGATTCCTCCAGGGTGTCGAAAATCTTTTGTTccagatttttatatttttgttcaggactgaaaattaaaaatttgagttaaaaattcacaaaaaaattctaaaaataaaattttacgtttctTCCTTTCTCGTATCGATGACCACCGTTCTCTTTGCCGCTTGATTCAACGGATCGAAAATCTTCGATTGCGACATTGTATATCCCGCGGGACGAACTGCCGTTGAAGGTCTTGCAATCGCAGTCATTTCTCCAGTTCCTCCGCGCCAAACGGAGCTTGGTGTCGTATTTTTCTTGCCATAACTGGACGTCTTGAGCGCATTCTGGAACGAATCGTTGTTGTCCAAGTCGAAAAGATCCGCGGCGCGATTCGTAAAACCAGCGTAAATGTcgttttccattatttttgggggtttttcagattttttcactttttatttgacGCAAAATTCATTTACTTTGCCATTCATTTGTTGCTATGAGAATTGTTTCCATGAGAACAACGGACACTTGTTGCATTCAAATTTGGAATCTAACGTTTGGACTGCCATCTATCGGTGGGAATTTATAAACATACCAAATTGTTGAATTAGCAGGTGGCGATTTTAATTAGCGGTATGGAAATCTACGTCGCgagacatgaaaaattgatatttggcTTTACTGCAGCAATTATAGGTTTGCTGGCATTTGTTTCTTggtgaaaaatgatctactcaaGACAACGAACAAtctaagtgaaaaattttttttttaaattttgattttcgaccaaaaattttaaaattttaaaagaagttaagataattttttttttcactagaaCTGTTCTATGTCTTgagtatatattttttcaccaTTGCTGAAGTaaagccaaaaatataaattttccacgTCTCGAGacgtagattttttaaatagtgtgttttacaaattgttttttttagcaaaaattaacaaaaattcttcacaaaatttattttttttaaaaaaaagcctAAGAATAAGacaaaagtcaataaataaaaattttttatcaaattttgagaaaaaaaaatttccgaaatattctaaaaaactacaaaaatttcaaaaaacaaatatttttttgaaaaaaagaataaaattataccAATTTTGAAGTAGCTTTTGTCAAAAACgtcaattttctttcaaaaatggcTTCTCTCGATACATCTTTCAACCATGAAGTGATGACAGATTATTTTTTCCAGCAACACCAGATCGCGACGGAACTCATGCTTGGACTAACGAACGAAAATCACCGTAAAATCGCTTCCAAATGGCTCCATTTCCTCTACGACCAAGACTCTATCAGTGAAGAATCGTCTGCCAAGTTGCTCATCGTTCAAGGATTGATTCTCATGCTGAATGCCAATATTTTAGTGCCTCCTTTGGATACTCCACCAACTCCACATTTAGACATAACTTCGCTCAGCGAAGTCAACTTCATTCATTTGGTTAATCAAGCTCTTCAAAATACGCGTCCGAAAACACCGCCGGAAGTGACGTACGAAGTAGCGGAAGACCGACGTGAATATGTGgcacatcaaaaaattcctgGATATGGCGCGCACTTTTGTTACGTCTATTCAGGAGAaccttttttaagaaaagaagCAGAAAGTGGTGTCGTTGTTCATGACGAAACAATTCAGTTGGAGAAGAAAGTTCATCCATTGATCGAAAAATATCGACGAGAAATCGAAAAATGCCTGCCAGAACGTCGCAAAAAGGAGTCTTTTCACTATCGTGACTTGAGTTCAAGTTTTGGCGGCATGAAAATCCCGGAAATCGATCCAGATGACGATGTCGTGCAGGAATGCGAGCTCGTTACGACCGATGGCGAGATCGACAATCgcgttgataaaatttttagtgactCAAATTTGAGTGACGATGACGGATATGCTCAATTTGCGGAAGATCCAGCTCATCATGACCGTCCACGAGTGACTTTGAAGCAAACAATATTGGAAAAAGAACGCGAACAAAGAGCTCTGTTGgaagaaaaactcaaaaatcgtGGAAAAGTTCATCCTGTTGCTCCGAAATACAAACGAACGATATCAACTCGCATCAAAACAACAATTGAGTCGCCTCCCAATGATCGTCGCGAGCTCATTCAAGCAATGCGGGATCTtgaagatgaaattttgagaaattcacAAGAATCCGTTGACATTCCGCAAGACATccgagcaaaatttgacaatgtTTGGAAAAGTCCGCTGCTTGAAAGTTTCAAATCACCTCCAGAATCTCACGTTTCCTTGCCACCACCGCCAAAAATCGAATTTCGTGACTTACGGGACGCCGATAAAAATCAGTCTATATGAACAAATTTAGAAAAgtgatatttttcaatcagCGTCGACGAATCAAACACTTGTCGCATCTCACATGTAAATTCCTAatgaattcaaattaaaaatgaaagttttttttcgctgcttgTCTGTACTCTTCACGTGTGCGTATGTGTCggacatcacaaaaaaaaagtatcagatactgtcaaattattcaaatttatgaaaaaaataacgatttaAAGTATGcgcattataaaaaatttctatcgaTCGATCAAGAGTTGTGTTGTCTGTGTCCATCTTTCATGCGtcgtcttaattttttgtttcgtttttgaaGTTCATTGATTCGTCCAAATTCATCTCGTAGTCACAAGTTCATctttatttacgattttttcgttgtttatgttttgttaACTCGATATTTATAGTTAATGAAAGTGATAGTTTAGTGTGCTTTTAAAAGTCGAGGAAATCTTTTTCGTATTGACACTTGCTCCGGATCTTCGGTTGTATGTCGTCTTTGCACGCGTCAAAGTTCGAGTAGTCTCCCTCGCCGGAGATTTTTGGTAC is part of the Culicoides brevitarsis isolate CSIRO-B50_1 chromosome 3, AGI_CSIRO_Cbre_v1, whole genome shotgun sequence genome and harbors:
- the LOC134833458 gene encoding hexokinase type 2-like, encoding MANIVASNHLNGVSNTLTAHHKSPVYQVPANKATKQTTTTTTMTTPSIHVTSHPSDLYHVKDLILQNEDRANEIKEYLRSLILTDENIIEIGEVFENEVRIALKGGSSSLQMENTYIPELPNGTEAGSFLALDLGGTNFRVILLEVAGGKIVEEIVQKYEISEELRLGIGGCLFDFLASCVEDFVTKRGMEKQPLPMGFTFSFPMIQHSLNSGCLKCWTKSFNIQSVVGKDVVAILQDALDARGFGHIKVLCILNDTTGTLVQGASMDKRAKLGIILGTGSNCAYLERADRVSHWEGERHGEKNVIIDIEWGAFGDNGTLDFIRTRFDREVDNASLHQSFTFEKYISGKYMGEVCRVVLRDLIADGLLLQRAPKNLFPTSWNFDTANVSAIEKDTVQRRADPNHNNSNTIDVLSKFNYVYYRDYDNDDITIIQYVCDLVSHRAAKLVSICTAKLLNRMSEDDITIALDGSLYKHHPRFKKLMEQYIADLTEKKFNLLLAEDGSGKGAGLVAAIAQRIHNKY
- the LOC134835641 gene encoding intraflagellar transport protein 88 homolog, with amino-acid sequence MENDIYAGFTNRAADLFDLDNNDSFQNALKTSSYGKKNTTPSSVWRGGTGEMTAIARPSTAVRPAGYTMSQSKIFDPLNQAAKRTVVIDTRKEETPEQKYKNLEQKIFDTLEESILASSGPKPDFTLGLNKAKEASSLDRQLLRLRDQNGGSHSHNFDLTYSVLFNLANLYACSDMYVEALNTYTLMTKNKMFSTVNRLKINMGNIYYKLGLYSKAIKMYRMALDQVPSNQKELRLKITHNIGVLFVRMGQYSDAATSFEFIMSEKGDLRSGLHLILCYYALGNVEKIRRAFQLLLEVPIEYNDEDRIVGPNANINDEYIYDIIRTDELAIYEQRQKSLAEKSILMASNLISGVIEENFNDGYSWCVETIKSSMYAPLAAELDLNKAVMFLKQDDIPQAVETLKYFERKEGPVAVNAAINLTFIYLLKKDVATASKYAENARKMDSYNPAVFVNSGVCEMFKEDYDAAKVMFENALEIDPISFEALFNLGLIYKKLGDYDNAMNYFRKLQANLGHKQHPEVIYQIGNIFEHTNDSQAALEWYLQLLGLVQLDSGVFQKIGEVYENEGDRQQAFHYHLEAYRVNPINNSVINWIGSHYIELQVAEKAIAFYEKAALNNLDDPYFMLRVAGCYRRIGNPQKSMQLFQAIHEQFPDNLDCIRALMHLTQTQGMDDMYEHYQAEFQRVEKAKEIRQRIGSSRPGTTTSSRLSANGKSNVMKEATFTTHSSSRSIEMDSAGEIQVNYADPIGPPAERPKTGMRVALEEDSDEDLNAADLLPM